The following proteins are co-located in the Bradyrhizobium sp. AZCC 2176 genome:
- a CDS encoding carboxyl transferase domain-containing protein: MSFHKLLIANRGEIAIRIARAAGDAGLATVAIHSADDAQSLHVRAADAACEIPGRGARAYLDIEAVISAAKATGCEAVHPGYGFLSENATLARRCIEESIVFVGPSPEALDLFGDKAQAKALARKCGVPVIEGTSGPTSLEEARAFLESLGPGGAIMIKAIAGGGGRGMRIVDDANELEQAYARCQSEAMAAFGSDDVYVERLIRNARHIEVQIICDHYGAISHLWERECTIQRRNQKLIEIAPSPSLNDALRARIIDAAKDLAAAANYDNLGTFEFLVDNDARTSDKAFAFIEANPRLQVEHTVTEQVLGLDLVQSQLAVAAGATLGSLGLAQGYIPRPRGFAMQLRVNMEVMDETGGTKPTGGTLAMFDLPSGPGVRVDTFGYSGYRTSTAFDSLLAKVIVHSPGGNWTDVVHKASRTLREFRIGGVATNIPFLAAILAHPDFIENRVSTGFIEAHVADLVGEAKATAETALIESGVAADDGPPMTEAAVSGPGPAGSEPVPAPLQGTIVAVDVREGDLVRPGQQIAVLESMKMEHLVTAPHGGRVTKVAAEAGVTLMQDEAILYLEPAEIDAHDVTEEEDVDLDHIRADLAELIERHAITLDENRPASVERRRKTNQRTARENIAQLVDEGSFVEYGSLAIAAQRRRRTVDDLIRNTPADGLISGVATVNAEKFGADTARCMVIAYDYTVLAGTQGHMNHKKIDRMLGLAEQWRMPLVFYAEGGGGRPGDTDRLGMTGLDGPSFVQFAKLSGLVPVIGVVSGYCFAGNAAMLGCCDVIIATKNASIGMGGPAMIEGGGLGVYHPAEVGPVSFQSPNGVIDILVEDEAEATAAAQKYLSYFQGTVADWKAPDQRLLRRAIPENRLRVYDIRTVIDLLADEGSVLEIRRDFGVGMITAFIRIEGKPFGLIANNPKHLGGAIDAPAGDKAARFMQLCDAFDIPLLSLCDTPGFMVGPEAEKTAIVRHVARMFVTGASLTVPLFGIVLRKGYGLGAQSMIGGGFHASFFTVAWPTGEFGGMGLEGYVRLGFRKEMEAIDDPAEREEYYQAKVAELYANGKAVSIASVLEIDEVIDPAETRHWIMSGLRSVPKPEARTTKKRPCIDAW; encoded by the coding sequence ATGTCCTTCCACAAGCTGCTGATCGCCAACCGCGGCGAGATCGCCATCCGCATCGCGCGCGCGGCGGGCGATGCCGGGCTTGCCACGGTCGCGATCCATTCCGCCGACGATGCGCAATCGCTGCATGTCCGCGCCGCCGACGCGGCCTGCGAAATCCCGGGCCGCGGCGCGCGGGCCTATCTCGATATCGAGGCCGTGATATCGGCCGCCAAGGCGACCGGCTGCGAGGCCGTGCATCCGGGCTATGGCTTCCTCAGCGAGAATGCCACGCTCGCCCGGCGCTGCATCGAGGAAAGCATCGTCTTCGTCGGGCCATCGCCCGAAGCGCTCGACCTGTTCGGCGACAAGGCGCAGGCCAAGGCGCTGGCAAGAAAGTGCGGCGTGCCTGTTATCGAGGGCACCAGCGGGCCGACCAGCCTGGAAGAGGCAAGGGCCTTCCTGGAATCCTTGGGGCCCGGCGGCGCCATCATGATCAAGGCCATCGCCGGCGGCGGCGGCCGCGGCATGCGCATCGTCGACGACGCCAACGAGCTGGAACAGGCCTATGCGCGCTGCCAGTCCGAGGCCATGGCCGCTTTCGGCAGCGACGACGTCTATGTCGAGCGCCTGATCCGGAACGCCCGCCACATCGAGGTGCAGATCATCTGCGACCATTACGGCGCGATCAGCCATCTCTGGGAACGCGAATGCACGATCCAGCGCCGTAACCAGAAGCTGATCGAGATCGCACCGAGCCCATCCCTGAACGACGCCCTGCGCGCACGCATCATCGATGCCGCCAAGGATCTGGCTGCCGCCGCCAACTACGACAATCTCGGGACTTTCGAATTTCTCGTCGATAACGACGCCAGGACCAGCGACAAGGCCTTTGCCTTCATCGAGGCCAATCCGCGGCTGCAGGTCGAGCATACCGTCACCGAGCAGGTGCTCGGCCTCGATCTGGTGCAGTCGCAGCTTGCGGTGGCGGCCGGCGCGACACTCGGCTCGCTCGGTCTCGCGCAAGGCTATATCCCGCGGCCGCGCGGCTTCGCGATGCAGCTTCGCGTCAACATGGAGGTGATGGACGAAACCGGCGGAACCAAGCCCACCGGTGGAACGCTGGCGATGTTCGACCTGCCGTCCGGCCCCGGCGTTCGCGTCGATACGTTCGGCTATTCGGGCTACCGCACCAGCACCGCCTTCGATTCCCTGCTCGCCAAGGTCATCGTGCATTCGCCGGGTGGCAACTGGACCGACGTCGTGCACAAGGCCTCGCGCACGCTGCGCGAATTCCGGATCGGCGGCGTCGCGACCAACATCCCGTTCCTGGCTGCGATCCTGGCGCATCCGGATTTTATCGAAAACCGCGTCAGCACCGGCTTCATCGAGGCCCACGTCGCTGATCTGGTCGGCGAAGCCAAAGCCACCGCCGAGACGGCGCTGATCGAATCCGGCGTCGCGGCCGACGACGGCCCACCCATGACGGAAGCTGCGGTCAGCGGTCCCGGACCGGCAGGCTCGGAGCCCGTTCCCGCGCCGCTGCAGGGCACGATCGTGGCTGTTGACGTCAGGGAAGGGGACCTCGTCCGCCCCGGCCAGCAGATCGCCGTGCTCGAATCCATGAAGATGGAGCATCTGGTGACCGCGCCGCATGGCGGCAGGGTGACGAAGGTCGCCGCGGAAGCCGGCGTCACGCTGATGCAGGACGAGGCGATCCTCTATCTGGAGCCTGCCGAGATCGACGCCCATGATGTGACCGAAGAGGAGGATGTCGATCTTGATCACATCCGCGCCGATCTGGCCGAGCTGATTGAGCGCCACGCCATCACGCTGGATGAAAACCGCCCGGCTTCGGTCGAGCGCCGCCGCAAGACCAACCAGCGCACCGCGCGCGAGAACATTGCCCAACTCGTCGATGAAGGATCGTTTGTCGAATACGGCTCGCTCGCCATCGCCGCCCAGCGCCGCCGCCGCACCGTCGACGACCTCATCCGCAACACCCCGGCCGATGGCCTGATCTCCGGCGTCGCTACCGTGAACGCCGAAAAATTCGGCGCGGACACCGCCCGCTGCATGGTGATCGCCTACGACTACACCGTGCTGGCCGGCACCCAGGGCCACATGAACCACAAGAAGATCGACCGCATGCTGGGCCTTGCCGAGCAATGGCGGATGCCGCTGGTGTTCTATGCCGAAGGCGGCGGCGGCCGCCCCGGCGACACTGACCGGTTGGGCATGACCGGCCTCGACGGGCCGTCCTTCGTGCAGTTCGCAAAACTCTCAGGATTGGTGCCGGTCATCGGCGTAGTCTCCGGCTATTGCTTCGCCGGCAACGCCGCGATGCTCGGCTGCTGCGATGTCATCATCGCGACGAAAAACGCCTCGATCGGCATGGGCGGTCCCGCGATGATCGAAGGCGGCGGCCTCGGCGTCTATCATCCCGCCGAAGTGGGCCCGGTGTCGTTCCAGTCGCCGAACGGCGTGATCGACATCCTGGTCGAGGACGAGGCGGAAGCGACGGCTGCCGCGCAGAAATATCTGTCGTACTTCCAGGGCACGGTCGCCGACTGGAAGGCGCCGGACCAGCGCCTGTTGCGGCGGGCCATCCCGGAAAACCGGCTGCGGGTTTACGACATCCGGACCGTCATCGATCTCCTCGCCGACGAAGGCTCGGTGCTGGAGATCCGCCGCGACTTTGGCGTCGGCATGATCACCGCCTTCATCCGTATTGAAGGAAAACCGTTCGGCCTGATCGCCAACAACCCGAAGCATCTGGGCGGCGCGATTGATGCCCCGGCCGGCGACAAGGCCGCGCGCTTCATGCAGCTCTGCGATGCCTTCGACATCCCGCTGCTGTCGCTGTGCGATACGCCGGGCTTCATGGTAGGTCCCGAAGCCGAAAAGACCGCGATCGTGCGCCATGTCGCGCGCATGTTCGTGACCGGCGCGAGCCTCACCGTGCCGCTGTTCGGCATCGTCCTGCGCAAGGGCTATGGTCTTGGCGCGCAGTCGATGATCGGCGGTGGCTTCCACGCCTCCTTCTTCACAGTGGCTTGGCCGACCGGTGAGTTCGGCGGCATGGGGCTGGAAGGTTATGTCCGCCTCGGCTTCCGCAAGGAGATGGAAGCGATCGACGACCCGGCCGAGCGCGAGGAGTACTACCAGGCCAAGGTCGCCGAACTCTACGCCAACGGCAAGGCGGTCTCGATCGCCTCCGTGCTGGAGATTGACGAAGTGATCGATCCCGCCGAGACGCGCCACTGGATCATGTCGGGCCTGCGCTCGGTGCCGAAGCCGGAAGCGCGCACGACCAAGAAGCGGCCGTGCATCGACGCGTGGTGA
- a CDS encoding IS110 family transposase has translation MAQNERVVAGIDVAKDKVDACIRSLSQRRTFPSTADGRRALVRWLRKHKVSKTAMEASGGYERGWAKALREAGIEVRIVDPKRVRSFAQSAGRLAKNDPIDAEMIAWFAETFVEAPAQAFDAEREKLAQIVNARQALLDLQTSLQNRSEHSTPDVVQKMQRRLLKNIALEVAKLEAAIAAMVKATTPFAELAGIIESVPGLGRITSAGLIAAMPELGQVSNEIAAALLGVAPYDDDSGRRHGQRQIKGGRRKVRNLFYMACVGAATLHNPVLKAFYARLIAKGKEPKVALTACMRKLIVIVNTMIARRQKWDTNRYNVSDPARLPPSACPAQ, from the coding sequence ATGGCACAAAACGAGCGTGTTGTCGCCGGTATCGACGTGGCCAAGGACAAGGTGGATGCGTGCATTCGCTCGTTGTCTCAACGGCGGACGTTCCCGAGTACCGCAGATGGACGGCGGGCACTGGTCCGTTGGCTTCGCAAGCACAAGGTCAGCAAAACGGCGATGGAGGCTTCCGGCGGCTACGAGCGGGGCTGGGCCAAGGCCTTGCGCGAGGCCGGGATCGAAGTCCGGATCGTCGACCCGAAGCGGGTGCGCAGCTTCGCCCAATCAGCCGGACGGCTCGCCAAGAACGATCCGATCGATGCGGAGATGATCGCCTGGTTCGCCGAGACCTTCGTCGAGGCGCCGGCCCAGGCCTTTGACGCGGAACGGGAGAAGCTGGCGCAGATCGTGAATGCGCGTCAAGCCCTGCTCGACCTGCAAACGAGCCTGCAAAACAGGAGCGAGCATTCCACACCGGACGTCGTGCAGAAGATGCAGCGGCGGCTGTTGAAGAACATCGCCCTTGAAGTTGCCAAGCTCGAGGCGGCGATCGCAGCCATGGTCAAGGCGACAACGCCTTTTGCCGAACTCGCCGGGATCATCGAGAGCGTGCCGGGGCTCGGCAGGATCACGTCCGCTGGTCTGATTGCGGCGATGCCGGAACTCGGCCAGGTCAGCAACGAGATCGCCGCGGCCCTGTTGGGGGTGGCCCCTTATGATGACGATAGCGGCCGACGTCATGGGCAGCGCCAGATCAAGGGCGGACGCCGCAAGGTCCGCAATCTCTTCTACATGGCCTGCGTTGGAGCCGCGACCCTGCACAACCCCGTGCTCAAGGCGTTCTATGCCCGCCTGATCGCGAAGGGAAAGGAGCCCAAAGTTGCGCTCACCGCCTGCATGCGCAAGCTCATCGTCATCGTCAACACCATGATCGCGCGGCGCCAGAAATGGGACACTAACCGTTACAACGTGAGCGATCCCGCTCGGCTTCCGCCGAGCGCATGCCCAGCCCAATGA
- a CDS encoding S1C family serine protease has protein sequence MLDFTSDIADDGPSSRTAEPARDNDRVLLDAYSNTVIDVTERVGPAVVRVETGPKVRSMRERGGLGSGIVISPDGLVLTNSHVVGSSKEIRLRDIEGFVTDAHVLGVDPDTDLALLRADGARDLHYASLGNSKSLRRGQLVVAIGNPLGFESTVTAGVVSALGRSIRSVSGRTIEDVIQTDAALNPGNSGGPLVSSASEVIGINTAIINGAQGICFAVASNTAQFVLSEIIRHGYVRRAYIGVAGQTAPIPRRHAVVAGVDNKMGALLAQIEPDSPAAKAGLLPGDVVIKLDGVEINGVDDLIRALDRDRIGRTLAMDVLRLGRLRAIDIHPVERKPAVRQ, from the coding sequence ATGTTGGACTTTACCTCAGATATCGCCGATGACGGGCCGTCATCGCGAACGGCCGAGCCTGCCCGGGACAATGACCGGGTTTTGCTCGATGCCTATTCCAATACCGTGATCGACGTGACCGAACGCGTCGGCCCAGCCGTCGTGCGCGTCGAAACCGGACCTAAAGTGCGCAGCATGCGTGAGCGCGGCGGACTTGGCTCGGGCATCGTCATTTCGCCCGATGGTCTCGTGCTGACCAACAGCCACGTGGTCGGATCGTCGAAAGAGATCCGGCTGCGCGACATCGAAGGGTTCGTCACCGATGCCCATGTGCTTGGCGTCGATCCCGACACCGACCTCGCGCTGCTGCGGGCCGACGGCGCGCGCGATCTGCACTACGCCTCGCTCGGCAATTCCAAGAGCCTGCGCCGCGGCCAACTCGTGGTCGCGATCGGCAACCCGCTCGGATTCGAATCGACGGTGACGGCCGGCGTAGTGTCCGCGCTTGGCCGCTCGATCCGCTCGGTGAGCGGGCGGACCATCGAGGACGTGATCCAGACCGACGCCGCGCTCAACCCCGGCAATTCTGGCGGGCCGCTGGTGTCATCGGCATCCGAGGTGATCGGCATCAACACCGCGATCATCAATGGCGCGCAGGGCATCTGCTTTGCGGTCGCCAGCAACACCGCGCAATTCGTGCTGTCGGAGATCATCCGCCACGGCTATGTCCGCCGCGCCTATATCGGCGTCGCCGGCCAGACCGCGCCGATCCCGCGGCGTCACGCGGTGGTCGCCGGTGTCGACAACAAGATGGGCGCGCTGCTGGCGCAGATCGAGCCGGACAGTCCGGCGGCGAAGGCGGGACTATTGCCGGGCGACGTCGTGATCAAACTCGATGGCGTCGAGATCAACGGCGTCGACGACCTGATCCGCGCCCTCGACCGCGACCGCATCGGCCGCACGCTTGCGATGGACGTGTTGCGGTTGGGCCGACTGCGAGCGATCGATATTCATCCGGTGGAGCGGAAGCCGGCGGTGAGGCAGTAA
- a CDS encoding GIY-YIG nuclease family protein produces MKQPCVYIMASKRHGTLYTGVTANLPKRAFEHREGLMKGFSKKYGCKILVWYEVHESMIEAITREKQIKAGSRAKKLALIEALNPDWNDLYESLA; encoded by the coding sequence ATGAAACAGCCGTGCGTGTACATCATGGCGAGCAAACGCCACGGTACGCTTTACACAGGCGTAACCGCGAATCTGCCAAAGCGCGCTTTTGAGCATCGGGAAGGACTGATGAAGGGCTTCTCGAAGAAGTATGGCTGCAAGATACTGGTCTGGTACGAAGTGCACGAGAGCATGATCGAGGCAATCACTCGGGAAAAGCAGATCAAGGCGGGCAGCCGGGCGAAGAAGCTGGCGCTGATCGAGGCGCTGAATCCGGATTGGAACGACCTCTACGAGTCGCTGGCATGA
- a CDS encoding amidohydrolase family protein — MSGEVTASTLFSGPDRGLLDNVVLRHDNGVITDISAGAPPATSPRSLIVPAFVNAHDHARAPASSFGAVGMPLESWILRSALGAPVDPYLTAASALARSARAGCAAMMIHYTRPSGTMPLVDEASGIARAASDVGIRIAFALAVRDQNPVVYGDDEPILSNLSKDDRSTIEQMFVRAPMSPRAYIELTDSIAAAIAGPKVDVQLGPAGVQWCSKPLLEAVAENSAQTGRHIHMHLLETIYQRAWADRHFPDGIVRYLRDIGFLSDRLTLAHCIHARPDEIEMIAASGARIVTNFSSNLHLRSGLAPIAAAHKCGCAIAVGVDGLALDEDDDVLREMRLVQMTHGGLGFRRTWTCSEFLALAIANGRKATGAPGTGALVPGAPADFVTIDLDRLDRDQIMPVDPVDLLFARGNASLLRDVVVDGRKIVSEGRCTGVDLPAIDAELRGIYRTNASKLSGFQRAWPPLSASLQNWFEAQLDCR, encoded by the coding sequence ATGTCCGGAGAAGTCACAGCCAGCACGTTATTCTCCGGTCCCGACCGCGGCCTGCTCGACAACGTCGTGCTGCGGCACGACAACGGCGTTATCACCGATATCTCCGCCGGAGCGCCTCCCGCCACAAGCCCGCGCTCCCTCATCGTTCCCGCCTTCGTCAATGCCCACGACCATGCGCGCGCGCCGGCGTCTTCGTTCGGTGCGGTCGGCATGCCCCTGGAAAGCTGGATCCTCCGCTCCGCGCTGGGCGCGCCGGTCGATCCCTATCTGACCGCAGCTTCCGCGCTGGCGCGTTCGGCGCGCGCCGGCTGCGCGGCGATGATGATCCATTACACCCGGCCGAGCGGCACGATGCCGCTGGTCGACGAAGCCAGCGGCATCGCGCGGGCGGCATCCGACGTCGGCATTCGCATCGCCTTTGCACTTGCCGTGCGCGACCAGAATCCGGTCGTGTATGGCGATGATGAACCGATTCTCTCCAACCTTTCGAAAGACGATCGCAGCACGATCGAGCAGATGTTCGTCCGCGCACCGATGTCGCCCAGAGCCTATATCGAGCTGACGGACTCGATTGCCGCAGCTATCGCTGGCCCCAAGGTCGACGTACAGCTCGGTCCGGCCGGCGTGCAGTGGTGCTCAAAGCCACTGTTGGAGGCGGTTGCGGAGAACTCCGCGCAGACCGGCCGCCACATCCACATGCATCTGCTGGAAACCATCTATCAGCGCGCTTGGGCGGACCGGCATTTTCCGGACGGTATCGTCCGCTACCTCCGCGACATCGGCTTCCTGTCGGACCGGCTGACGCTGGCGCATTGCATCCATGCCCGACCCGATGAGATCGAGATGATCGCGGCCTCCGGCGCGCGCATCGTCACCAATTTCTCCTCCAACCTCCATTTGCGCTCCGGGCTGGCGCCGATCGCCGCCGCGCACAAATGCGGCTGCGCCATCGCGGTCGGCGTCGACGGGCTGGCGCTCGACGAGGACGACGACGTCCTGCGCGAGATGCGGCTGGTGCAGATGACGCACGGTGGGCTCGGCTTCAGGCGAACCTGGACCTGCTCCGAATTCCTTGCACTTGCGATCGCCAATGGCCGGAAGGCGACGGGCGCGCCCGGAACCGGCGCGCTCGTCCCTGGAGCGCCGGCCGACTTCGTCACGATCGATCTCGACCGGCTCGACCGGGACCAGATCATGCCGGTCGATCCCGTCGACCTCCTGTTCGCGCGCGGCAATGCGTCGTTGTTGCGCGACGTGGTCGTGGATGGCCGGAAGATCGTCAGCGAAGGCCGCTGCACCGGCGTCGATCTCCCCGCGATCGACGCGGAATTGCGCGGGATTTACCGGACCAACGCAAGCAAGCTCTCCGGCTTTCAACGCGCCTGGCCGCCGCTGTCGGCATCGCTGCAGAACTGGTTCGAAGCGCAGCTCGATTGCCGGTGA
- a CDS encoding flavin-containing monooxygenase, producing the protein MRIALLPNMRLGATPIPDYDAIIIGAGMSGLYQLYRLREQGFRVRVFEAGTDVGGTWYWNRYPGARFDSESYSYGYSFSKELLEEWEWSEHFAGQPETLRYLNYVADTFDLRRDIQFRSRVMAAAYDEDSRSWSISLEDGSRFDTRFLITAIGPLSTPTLPRIDGRDDFKGASFHTARWPKEPVDFTGKCVAVIGTGATGVQTIQTIAGYVGHLTVFQRTPNWCAPLHNGKIDAATQEKIKAGYPEMFARCQETFACFLHTPDPRGAFEVSDEEREAFYEKLYGERGFGIWQGNFRDILIDRKANATISDFVARKIRQRVKNQAIAEKLIPRNHGFGTRRLPLETFYYEVYNQNNVELVDISETPIERITPAGIKTSDRTYEFDIIIYATGFDAITGSFDKIDFRGAGGVRLKDTWRKGPETYLGIMVHEFPNMLMLMGPHTALGNIPRSIEYSVDWVTGLIRFAMDNKLTQLEATPEGVKSWTDHVKALGEGLLSNEVDSWMTGINSNVEGKQRRIIARYSGSAPAYRARCDEVAAKEYEELRLG; encoded by the coding sequence ATGCGGATAGCTTTGCTCCCAAACATGCGCTTGGGAGCGACGCCAATTCCGGACTACGACGCCATCATCATCGGCGCGGGCATGTCGGGCCTGTACCAGCTCTACCGGCTGCGCGAGCAGGGCTTTCGCGTGCGTGTGTTCGAGGCCGGCACCGATGTCGGCGGTACCTGGTACTGGAACCGATATCCGGGCGCCCGCTTCGATTCCGAAAGCTATTCCTACGGCTATTCGTTTTCCAAGGAGCTGTTGGAGGAATGGGAATGGTCGGAGCATTTTGCCGGCCAGCCGGAGACGCTGCGCTATCTCAATTACGTCGCCGACACGTTCGACCTGCGCCGCGATATCCAGTTTCGCAGCCGGGTGATGGCGGCGGCTTACGACGAGGACTCGCGGAGCTGGAGCATTTCCCTCGAAGACGGCAGCCGCTTCGACACGCGTTTCCTGATCACGGCGATCGGGCCGTTGTCGACCCCCACGCTGCCGCGAATCGACGGACGTGACGATTTCAAGGGCGCATCCTTTCACACCGCACGATGGCCGAAGGAGCCAGTCGATTTCACCGGCAAGTGCGTCGCCGTGATCGGCACCGGCGCGACGGGCGTGCAGACGATCCAGACCATCGCCGGATACGTCGGCCACCTCACCGTGTTTCAGCGCACGCCGAACTGGTGCGCGCCGTTGCACAACGGCAAGATCGACGCGGCGACGCAGGAGAAGATCAAGGCGGGCTACCCCGAGATGTTCGCCCGCTGTCAGGAGACCTTTGCCTGCTTCCTGCATACGCCGGACCCGCGCGGCGCGTTCGAGGTTTCGGACGAGGAGCGCGAGGCGTTTTATGAAAAGCTCTATGGCGAGCGCGGCTTCGGCATCTGGCAGGGCAATTTCCGCGACATCCTGATCGATCGCAAGGCGAACGCGACGATTTCCGATTTCGTGGCACGCAAGATCCGGCAGCGCGTGAAGAACCAGGCGATCGCCGAAAAACTGATCCCCAGGAATCACGGTTTTGGCACGCGGCGGCTGCCGCTCGAGACCTTCTATTACGAGGTCTACAACCAAAATAATGTCGAGTTGGTCGACATCAGTGAAACGCCGATCGAGCGGATCACGCCTGCGGGCATCAAGACCAGCGACAGGACATACGAATTCGACATCATCATCTATGCGACCGGCTTCGACGCCATCACCGGCAGTTTTGACAAGATCGATTTTCGCGGCGCAGGTGGGGTGCGTCTCAAGGACACATGGAGAAAAGGCCCGGAGACCTATCTCGGCATCATGGTTCACGAGTTTCCCAACATGCTGATGCTGATGGGGCCGCACACCGCGCTCGGCAATATTCCCCGCAGTATCGAATACAGCGTCGATTGGGTCACGGGGTTGATCCGCTTTGCGATGGACAACAAGCTGACACAGCTGGAGGCGACACCGGAGGGCGTGAAATCCTGGACCGATCACGTCAAGGCGCTCGGCGAAGGATTGCTGTCCAACGAAGTCGATTCCTGGATGACCGGCATCAATTCCAATGTCGAGGGCAAGCAAAGGCGCATCATCGCCCGCTACAGCGGCAGCGCGCCGGCGTATCGCGCAAGGTGCGATGAGGTGGCGGCGAAGGAGTATGAGGAGTTGCGGCTGGGTTGA
- a CDS encoding GMC family oxidoreductase: protein MKNDPVDVLIIGAGASGAAVAWSLAETKMHILCLDQGGWMKPSEYPSTGRDWEAKFYGDWSTSPNIRGRPEDYPVNDDNSPIKVVNFNGVGGSTVMYTAHWPRLHPSDFKVKTLDGVADDWPIDYDALTPFFEENDRMMGVSGLSGDPLSPLTHPPMPPQPLGLSGPLIGKAMNKLGWHWWPSDTTVATMDYEGRARCINLGHCTPACAQGAKASTDITYWPQAIRAGVELKTHCRVREILTNEHGMASGVVYYDQDGVEQFQPAEVVIIACNGVGTPRLLLNSVSGRFPNGLANSSGLVGKNLMFHPYAQIYGYVKEPTDSNRAPPTCLWSKEFYDTDLSRGFVRGYGIQFGRGAGPVFEAVASEQKGILPWGADHHRVFRKLNGHRLAVSAICEDLPEEHNRVTLDPVLKDSHGIPAPKIDYTISENSRKMMEHGLARGREILEAAGATDICINNPIPWGGWHLLGTARMGTDPARSVVNEWGRSHDVKNLFIVDGSVFVTSGGVNPTSTIQAIALYVADQMKQRLANLFD, encoded by the coding sequence ATGAAGAACGATCCCGTTGACGTCCTAATCATCGGAGCCGGCGCATCCGGCGCGGCGGTGGCGTGGAGCCTGGCTGAAACCAAGATGCACATCCTCTGTCTCGACCAGGGCGGCTGGATGAAGCCGTCGGAATATCCGAGCACGGGGCGCGACTGGGAAGCGAAGTTTTATGGCGACTGGTCGACCAGTCCGAACATTCGTGGCCGGCCCGAGGACTATCCTGTTAACGACGACAATTCGCCGATCAAGGTGGTGAACTTCAACGGCGTCGGCGGCTCGACGGTGATGTACACCGCGCACTGGCCGCGGCTGCATCCCTCTGACTTCAAGGTGAAGACGCTCGACGGCGTCGCCGACGACTGGCCGATCGACTACGATGCACTCACGCCGTTCTTCGAGGAGAACGACCGGATGATGGGCGTATCGGGTCTGTCGGGCGATCCGCTGTCGCCGCTGACGCACCCGCCGATGCCGCCGCAGCCGCTCGGACTTTCCGGCCCGTTGATCGGCAAGGCCATGAACAAGCTCGGCTGGCACTGGTGGCCGTCGGATACTACGGTCGCGACGATGGATTACGAGGGCCGGGCGCGCTGCATCAATCTCGGCCATTGCACGCCGGCCTGCGCGCAAGGCGCCAAGGCCTCGACCGACATCACCTATTGGCCGCAGGCGATCCGCGCCGGCGTCGAGCTCAAGACCCATTGCCGCGTGCGCGAGATCCTGACCAACGAGCACGGCATGGCCTCGGGCGTCGTGTACTACGACCAGGATGGCGTCGAGCAGTTTCAGCCGGCCGAGGTCGTCATCATCGCCTGCAATGGCGTTGGCACGCCGCGGCTGCTCTTGAACTCGGTCTCCGGCCGCTTCCCGAATGGGCTCGCCAATTCGTCTGGCCTGGTCGGCAAGAACCTGATGTTCCATCCCTATGCGCAGATCTACGGCTACGTGAAGGAGCCGACCGATAGTAACCGCGCGCCGCCGACCTGCCTCTGGAGCAAGGAGTTTTACGACACCGATCTGTCACGCGGCTTCGTCCGCGGCTACGGCATCCAGTTCGGCCGCGGGGCAGGGCCCGTGTTCGAAGCGGTGGCCAGCGAGCAGAAGGGCATTCTGCCGTGGGGCGCGGATCATCACCGCGTGTTCCGCAAGCTCAACGGCCATCGGCTCGCGGTCTCCGCGATCTGCGAGGACCTGCCCGAGGAGCACAACCGCGTCACGCTCGATCCCGTGCTCAAGGACAGCCACGGAATCCCCGCGCCAAAGATCGACTACACGATCAGCGAGAACAGCCGGAAGATGATGGAGCACGGCTTGGCGCGCGGCCGGGAGATTCTCGAAGCCGCCGGCGCGACCGACATCTGCATCAACAACCCGATACCCTGGGGCGGCTGGCATCTGCTCGGCACCGCGCGGATGGGCACCGATCCGGCGCGCTCCGTGGTCAACGAATGGGGCCGCTCGCACGATGTGAAGAATCTGTTCATCGTCGACGGCAGCGTGTTCGTGACCTCGGGCGGCGTGAACCCGACTTCGACCATCCAGGCGATCGCGCTCTATGTCGCCGACCAGATGAAGCAACGCCTTGCCAACCTCTTCGATTGA